A stretch of Lactuca sativa cultivar Salinas chromosome 6, Lsat_Salinas_v11, whole genome shotgun sequence DNA encodes these proteins:
- the LOC111904246 gene encoding uncharacterized protein LOC111904246: MSIDKSWTTNPYRNHPEFQAGLKAFIEKSKLHLDSNGKIRCACEKCDNRYFKYPTVVERHIFINGFSKAYKIWIYHGESFIPPVVLPSNEMADLIDDVMWESRENDTNLDEGTSNTRGSGVDDDFAQLLEEMETQLYTGCIFSSLEFLAKLMHIKVNNKWTDSSFDQLLELLQLAFPKGNKVPLSHYLAKKKLKSIGLGYESIHVCKNDCCLFWKEHDSLQVCPVCKESRWIDKNTKGKKVPHKVLRYFPVTPRLRRLYCSRHTAKNMIWHSTRRSEDGVMIHPVDGEHWQDFDKKYPDFSSEPRNVRLGLSADGFNPFGNMCNPHSTWPVILTTYNLPPWLCMKESSFMLTLLIPGPKAPGKDMDVFLRPLVEELKHLWNSGVRIKDAATNTFFTMRAMLLWTINDWPARSSLSGWSGQGYRACATCNEDTPSYRATNKVVYIGHRRFLDANDPLRNRLDFNGMEETRPAPRHFNNDDIQEQLGRLLTRKPGKHPDHGGGEPKRQDYELNWSKRSIFFELEYWSSLQLKHNIDVMHVQKNVDESLLGTLLMNDKSKDTSNAREDLKILNIRRNEWLQKNGDKFHRPRTLKVEDMRKAKVDIIAILCKLELIYPPAFFDIMVIYFCIYLMKQLLEARNKAKPEGSIAEGYVAEEALSFCSMYLRDVKNRPERNVDIVIEKTKFWMFESKCRPTSTTQIKTLNLTEMHNMEWFVLNSCEEVRQYIKKFKSEHPQSDEKREFQKSPEFHEELSVLAMGPQMNAYSYTACIVNGVRFMVLSRDTQRTTQNSGVLAVGEKGEKYYGQLEEIIELRYTHDYSTLLFRCKWFDTRAGVISSDSFTSIDTRREAYKDDQLIYASQAKQVFYIREPNNNHRCVVEHVNHRSIWDLPSNDDLVQNVDNVSHENVDDVDVLQNISSSDAPLFIDFSMYFQNIPRVIVDVESASEVPPPTSRVNDVSDCDTDYDDTDSDYDTEEDTEGYEEDSD, translated from the exons atgtctattgataaaagCTGGACTACTAATCCATATCGAAACCATCCCGAGTTCCAAGCAGGACTCAAAGCTTTTATTGAGAAGTCGAAGTTGCACCTTGATAGTAATGGTAAAATCAGATGTGCGTGTGAAAAATGTGATAACCGTTACTTCAAGTACCCGACTGTAGTTGAACGccatatatttataaatggtttCAGTAAGGCGTACAAAATTTGGATCTATCATGGTGAATCTTTTATTCCTCCCGTCGTCTTGCCAAGTAACGAAATGGCCGATTTAATCGACGATGTGATGTGGGAGTCGAGAGAAAATGATACCAAcctcgatgaaggaacctcgaatACAAGGGGTAGCGGTGTGGATGATGATTTTGCACAGTTGTTGGAAGAAATGGAAACTCAATTGTATACTGGTTGCATCTTTTCTTCCCTTGAGTTTCTAGCAAAGTTAATGCATATCAAGGTgaacaacaaatggactgatagTTCATTTGATCAACTCCTTGAGCTCTTGCAATTAGCATTTCCCAAAGGCAACAAGGTTCCCCTTTCACATTATCTAGCCAAAAAGAAACTAAAGTCTATTGGCCTGGGGTATGAGTCGATACATGTGTGTAAAAATGATTGTTGTCTCTTTTGGAAAGAACATGATTCATTGCAAGTTTGTCCCGTTTGTAAAGAGAGCCGATGGATCGATAAAAACACCAAGGGTAAGAAAGTACCTCATAAGGTGTTACGGTACTTTCCTGTGACCCCTAGACTACGACGTTTATATTGTTCGAGGCACACTGCCAAAAATATGATTTGGCATAGTACCAGACGTTCAGAAGATGGTGTGATGATTCATCCTGTTGATGGGGAACATTGGCaagattttgataaaaaatacCCCGACTTCTCGAGTGAACCCCGTAACGTACGCCTAGGTCTTTCAGCTGACGGTTTCAATCCATTTGGAAACATGTGTAATCCACATAGCACATGGCCGGTCATACTCACCACATACAATCTGCCACCCTGGCTTTGTATGAAAGAGTCATCATTCATGTTGACTTTGTTGATTCCAGGACCGAAAGCTCCAGGTAAGGATATGGATGTTTTCCTTAGACCGTTGGTGGAAGAGCTTAAACATTTGTGGAACTCAGGCGTACGTATTAAAGATGCGGCGACAAACACATTCTTCACGATGAGAGCTATGTTGTTGTGGACAATAAACGATTGGCCAGCTCGTAGTAGTTTATCGGGTTGGAGTGGGCAAGGGTATAGAGCATGTGCTACTTGCAATGAAGACACTCCTTCGTACCGTGCAACAAACAAAGTCGTATATATTGGTCATCGTCGTTTCCTAGATGCTAATGATCCGTTAAGAAATAGGTTGGACTTTAATGGGATGGAAGAGACAAGACCCGCTCCGAGACACTTTAATAATGATGACATACAAGAGCAACTAGGTCGTCTACTAACTCGTAAACCGGGTAAACATCCTGACCATGGAGGCGGGGAGCCAAAGCGGCAAGATTATGAGTTGAACTGGTCGAAACGAAGCATTTTCTTCGAACTCGAGTATTGGTCTTCTCTACAGTTGAAACACAACATAGATGTCATGCATGTCCAGAAAAATGTGGACGAGAGTTTGTTAGGTACTCTCCTAATGAACGATAAAAGCAAAGACACATCAAATGCACGAGAGGACTTGAAAATTCTAAACATTCGGAGAAATGAATGGTTGCAAAAAAATGGTGACAAGTTTCATAGACCCAG AACATTGAAGGTGGAGGATATGAGGAAAGCAAAAGTAGACATTATTGCAATCTTGTGCAAGTTAGAATTGATTTATCCTCCGGCATTTTTTGACATTATGGTCATTTACTTTTGCATTTACCTGATGAAGCAATTGCTGGAGGCCCG AAACAAGGCGAAGCCAGAAGGTTCTATAGCTGAGGGTTATGTTGCTGAAGAAGCTTTATCATTTTGTTCAATGTACCTTCGAGATGTAAAGAATCGTCCGGAAAGAAATGTAGATATTGTCATTGAAAAAACAAAGTTTTGGATGTTTGAGTCTAAATGTCGACCGACCAGCACAACTCAAATCAAAACTCTTAATTTAACGGAAATGCATAACATGGAATGGTTTGTATTGAATAGCTGTGAAGAAGTCAGACAGTATATCAA GAAATTCAAATCTGAGCATCCCCAAAGTGATGAAAAGAGAGAATTTC aaaaatcTCCAGAATTCCACGAAGAGTTGTCGGTTCTTGCAATGGGCCCGCAAATGAATGCTTATTCTTACACCGCATGCATAGTCAATGGTGTTAGGTTTATGGTACTTAGTCGTGACACACAACGTACAACACAAAACTCTGGGGTTTTAGCGGTGGGTGAGAAAGGCGAGAAGTATTATGGCCAGTTAGAAGAGATTATAGAGTTGAGGTATACACATGATTATTCAACATTACTATTTCGTTGCAAGTGGTTTGATACTCGAGCAGGAGTTATTTCTAGTGATAGTTTCACCAGTATCGACACACGACGCGAAGCATACAAAGATGATCAACTCATATATGCGTCACAAGCCAAACAAGTGTTCTACATCAGAGAGCCAAACAATAACCATCGGTGTGTTGTCGAGCATGTTAATCATCGAAGTATTTGGGATCTACCATCGAACGATGACCTTGTTCAAAATGTTGACAATGTCTCACACGAAAATGTAGACGATGTCGATGTACTTCAAAATATCTCTTCATCCGATGCTCCGCTTTTTATCGATTTCAGcatgtactttcaaaacattcctaGAGTCATTGTTGATGTAGAAAGTGCATCTGAAGTTCCTCCGCCAACTAGTAGAGTCAATGATGTTTCTGATTGCGATACTGATTACGATGACACCGATTCTGACTATGATACCGAAGAAGACACTGAAGGATATGAGGAAGATTCTGATTAG